The genomic DNA TTTTATATTTAGCTCTGATTTATAGAGGTTAGGGTTTTGAGATAAATACTTATCCTAAACAATAGTAAAATATATATCTAATATTTAATTTTTTGTATTTTAATAAAAAAAGAAAGCCCAAAAACAAATGAATGTCCAAATTCATAAATTCTTACTATTTTTCGTTATGCCCAAATGAAAAATAGGCTCCTAACCTCTATAAATCAGACTTAAATTAATAGCGCAGTATTCTGGAAATGAGTACTGCTTTTTTATTTGAAAATTTTCATGTCAAAAATATCGGAAGATGTTCACACAAAGTTCACAAAGATGGTGTATTATGAAATCAGGATAAACCGACAAAGGAGGAATTAGTATGAAAAAGATAATGTTAGTTATGCTGGTGGCAATAGGTCTGTTTAGTCTGAAAAATGTATATAGCGGTGAAGGAAAAGATGCGATTAAGGAATTCAAGCATGCTATGGAAACTGAAAATATAGAGGCTCTGGATGAATTTCTGAGATTATAGATATTGGTATGGTAAGGCAGCTTACAGAAAATTTATATTCTTTCTAACAGGATATAAAATTATGTAATCTGCCTCTTTAGATTATTAGACTATTTTTAGGTTTTCAATTCTGTTTCGGATAATTTCTTCTATTGAAACTGAAAAATTCAGAAGCTTTACCATTTCATAAAGGTAAGAATCCAGATCAATTTTTTGATAATCATCATTTGAAAGATATTCGGCTAATATTTTTGACTGATTTGAAAAAATAATCAAAAGTGAATATAATTCCTGAAAATAAAAAGGACGGTTTTTATCTATGATTTCGGAAAATACTGAGCTGTACGATTTTAAGAGATTATACTCATTCTTAAGCGCTTTATTCGCTTCCGAACAGTCATTATCAGTACTGTTTAGTTCTGTCAGATGATCCTGAATATTATGAAAAGATTTTGTGATATTGGAAATTTCGAGCCATATTTTTTTATAAAGTTCAAATTCTGTATCAAACTGTGTTTTATGGACAAAATTCATTCTTTCTATGCTTCCGCTCAATCTTGTTATTTCTTTGTCAAATTCATTTTTTTGTCTTGTAAGATTTCTGTCATGCTCTTCTTTTTGGAGATTCAGTTTTTTATTTTGTTTATATGCAATAATACTGAGAAAAACTGCTGTTGCCGATGAGATGAAAACAGATAAAATGCTGACCAGATATGTCAAAGAAAATTCTTTCATAAAAAACCTCCCTGTAAAGTGAATGAAAATCAAGTATTCTAACCTGACTATACTATTAAAATCATAACATATAAATAAAAAAAATATAAGTGGAAATATTATAATGCCTGATATATAAGGGTTACAGACTGTGAAACAAGAAATATGTTTACAAAATACGAAAAATATTATAAAATTAGAGATAGTTATGAAGACATGGTTTTAATTGTTTTATGGTGTAAAATTAACATTAGGAGGAGAAATGAAAAAAGTAATACTGTTTTTAGGGATATTCTTTATGAGTTTTTTAGGGTATTCTGAGAATTTTAAAGGAACAGACAAAGAATTTATGGAGATATTCAATCCCAATTTTGATACATTTACTAAAAAAGACGGAAGTGTATATACAGGAAAAATAGAAGTTACAAGAAGTGCTACAGGAAAGCCCTGGTTTGTAATGGATATAAAGGACGGTAAGAAAAACGGAAAAGTAGTCTTTTATTTTCAGGATGGTAAAATGAAATCCGAATCAAATTATGACAGAGGAAGAATAACAGGAAAGTATGTTTTTTATGATGGAAAAGGGAAGGTTCTATATGAGACAACCCTGAAAAACGGTACCGGTCAGACAAAGGATTATACTGAAGACGGAAAGCTTACTCTTGTAATAGATTATGTAAACGGAGTAAAAGAAGGAAAAGTAACAACATATAATTTAGACGGTACAGTGAAGAATGTGACATACTATTCTGACGGGAGAGAAGATGTTGCTCCGGATGCAGTTCCTGTGTCAGTACCAGCCACTGTAAAAGCAAATACGGAAAAGAAGGCAGTACTTTTGGAAATAAAAGCAAAGATGATAAACATAGAAAAAGAGCTGTATGCTGATTACTATAATTTATTTACACCGGTAAAATCGAAAATTTAGATAAAAATAAAAGGAGTATGTCAGTATTCCTTTTTATTTTAACGTTTAATATCACATCTGAGAGGAAGAAAAAGATTTATGAAAAAAATTTTTGTAACAATATTTACATTATTAATGTTTTTGGGCTGTTCAATTCAGAAAGGTACTTTTATTCTGGATAATCCTAC from Sebaldella termitidis ATCC 33386 includes the following:
- a CDS encoding toxin-antitoxin system YwqK family antitoxin; this encodes MKKVILFLGIFFMSFLGYSENFKGTDKEFMEIFNPNFDTFTKKDGSVYTGKIEVTRSATGKPWFVMDIKDGKKNGKVVFYFQDGKMKSESNYDRGRITGKYVFYDGKGKVLYETTLKNGTGQTKDYTEDGKLTLVIDYVNGVKEGKVTTYNLDGTVKNVTYYSDGREDVAPDAVPVSVPATVKANTEKKAVLLEIKAKMINIEKELYADYYNLFTPVKSKI